In Sulfuriferula plumbiphila, the genomic window GAGTATGGTGAACTCGCATATGGATTCCAGTGCCACATGGAGTTCACGCTTGACGTTATCGAACTTCTGATTGCCGCAGCCGAACGTGAACTGGCAACGCTGACTAACCATCGTTTTGTGCAGCAGCCAGATGCCTTGCGCGACAACGACTATGACGTCATGAACCAGAATCTGTTTGGTTTTCTCGACAAACTCATGGTGGCTTATGCCGCGAACTGCGGTGTCACCCTTAACGAGCCGAACGCCTGATCGAATCCGAAAGCGATCTTATAGACCACTTGTGAACCGCCCCGGCCGGGGCGGTTCACACCCGCTGGCGGGTAAAGCTCGTCCTGTCTTACTTCAGCGCGACCTTGGGAAAGTCGACCGGAACGTCAAACGCGACATTGACGTAGTTGGTGAAGAGATTCAGCGCGACGTGGGCCATGATTTCGACGATTTGCTCATCGCCAAATCCGGCATCGCGTAGGCGGGTGACATCGGCTTTGTTGACGTGGGCACGCTGTTCGACCACCTTCAGCACGAAGGTCAGCGCCGCGGCGGTCTTGGCGTCGCCGGATTGGCCCGCTTGTGCGGCAGCCATCTCGGTGGCGGTTGAGCCGGCATTTTGGCCGAGCACGGTGTGGGCGGCCAGACAGTATTCGCAACGATTCCGGTTGGCGATTGCGACCGCGATCTGTTCACCAAGTTTGGCACCCAAGGTGCCCTTGTCCAACGCGCAGAAGGAACCCCACATGCTCTTGAGCGCGGCGGGCGAGTTTACGACGGCGCGGAACATGTTGGGCACGGTGCCAAATGCCTGCTGGATTTCCGCCAGCACGGCGGCGCGATCCGGAGTGGTTTGAGTGGATTCGATCAGATTGACGTGGCTCATGGGTGTTTCCTTTATTTGATGGGAATGTGTGTCAGTCGAGCGGGAGTTTTCATTCACAGCACATGCTCGATCGGGGAGTGGTCTTCGAGGCGCATGACCTTGCCGTTGATCACCAGCGACGGCAGCCGCGCGACGCCAGCGGCAACTGCCTCGCCAGCCCGGCGGTTGTCCGCGCCGAGGTTGATGATCTCGACGTTTAGTCCGGGTGCCGAGGCGAAGCTATCGGCGATGGACAAACAATTGGCGCAGCCGTCGTGGTAGAGAATCGCCGGCATCTCAGAACTCACCATCCTTGATGTACGGTTGACTCCACAAGATGCTCTGCATCAGCACCGCCTTCACCCATGCTGTATGCATCTTCTCGACATCGGCCGCCGATGCGTCCTTTTTGGCAAGGAATGGTTTGAGCGTGGTGGTGACGGGAATGGTCAGCGCTGGGATATAGCGGAAGTTCACCTGGGCGACGCTCGGGACGCGGTCGGTCTTGTTCTTCTTCAGACGATTGTGGCGCAGGCCGATCTCGTACTGCCAATCCAGCCATTTCTGGTCGTAGTTGGCGTCGGCGGTGTCGAGAACCCACAACGCGAAGCGCTTGCGCACGGCTTCCAGGTATGCACCGTCGGGCCTGCCAGTCTTCGCATCACTGAAAAAATGGACCAATTCGGGCGTCGAGGCGACGAAGCCGTACCAAACATCGAGGATGGCGTCGGTCTGGTCGGCTAGGATGGCCTTGCTCTGGCGCAGCGCCTTGATGTCCTCTTCAGTGAATAGCAACGTCGTCTGCAGCGCCTTGAGGTCCGTCATCGTGTATGGCGCCTTGGACAACGTCCGCTGACCATAGGCGTAACCGGGAGCACTTGTACCGGGTTGTTGCTGCGCGTGGCTAACTGAGCAAACGCACGCCAATGCGATGGCGAAAAAGGTGGGTATGTGTGGCTTCATATGACTCTCCAAGGTTGGGTTGGGATCGTCGATCCGCTGTGATCGACGGCTTGAAGTTTGGTCGAAAAATCTGAATTATTGGATACAATATGTACAATAAAGATACCAATTAGTTCGAATGAGCGCATATGAAAGATAGCCTTCCGGTTGATCGTCTATCCGGCATCCTCGAACGCTTCCGCGTGCAGGCGCAGTTGCATCATTCCGGCGCGCTGTGCGGACTCAACCACTTCGACGCTTGCGAAGGACACGGTTACTTGCACGTGTTGCGCCGCGGTCAGCTAAAAGTGAGCCATCCGGGTGCGCGCGATGTGCCCAAATCGATGCACCTCAAAGAACCGACGCTGTTGCTGTATCCGCGCCCGATGACGCATCGCTTCCACAACCCTCCGTTGGAGGGTTCCGACTTCACCTGCGCGCGCCTGGTCTTCGATGGAGGAGAACGCAACCCGCTGGCGCGGGCGCTACCGTCTTTGATCGTTTTGCCGTTGGCGCGGATATCCGGTTTGCACTCGACGCTGGAGTTGTTGTTCGCTGAAACCGACCGCGTGCGCTGCGGCCAGCGACTGCTGGCCGATCGGCTGTTTGAGGTAGTCGTTCTCCAGTTGCTGCGCTGGTTGCTCGACAATCCACAGGAGGCAGGTGTGCAGCCCGGACTCATCACCGGGTTGTCGGACCCGCGCCTGGCCCGTGCACTGGTAGCGATGCACGACAGCCCCGGCGAACCGTGGACGCTGGAGCGCATGGCCGAATGCGCCAGCATGTCGCGCACTTCGTTTGCCACTACGTTTCGCGAGGTAGTGGGGCAGCCTCCGGGGGACTATCTGACCGACTGGCGTATCGCGCTGGCGCAAAGCCGGCTGCGCGAGGGGCGACCGATCAAGCTGTTAGCGGAAGAGCTCGGTTATGCGAATGCTTCGGCGCTATCGCGTGCGTTTGCGGCTAGGATGGGGATGTCACCTCGTGATTGGTTGGCGAAGACACATTCTTAAAACCGGGCAAATTCAGATCAGTGATGGTCCGCGTTGCCGCTCAAAGTCCCAAGACACGCCACTGCCGCGAACCGTCGCTGCGAGTTGGCGCCCCAAGCGTTGTTCGATCACCGGCCTCCATGGAATCAGACTGAATCCCATGCCGTCATCAAGCATAGCGTAGCGCCCGCTAGCAAGCGTGACGCTGCGCCGGTAGATACCGCTCACGCGCTGCCCGTCGGAAACCGGCCGGTGCTGCAGGCCGGTTTCCGCTTCTATGTCCTGCGTGGCCTTCGTTAACTCGCGGTTGCGCAGCGTCGTCAGCAAGTCGCGCGCGAGGACGACGCGCTGCCCCCGCCGCTCGGCCAGCCCCTGTTCGGTCAGGAAATCGGCGCGCTGTTGCAGTGCGTCCTTGACCTCGCTGCCAAAGCCCAGATCACCCAGCCTCTTGCCGCCGCCGATCAACTGCTGGTCGAGCCAGGTGGCGCCGATCACGCGGGTTTGCCGCTCGATGGGCAGGTGTGATTTCAGCGCCACCGCCACGCCGCCGTCGAGGCGCTGAGCATCGTACTGGCGGCCTCGCTCGGGCAGGCTCTCAGGCACACGCCAGACGCCTTCGGCCATGCGCTCCACGATGCCGATGCGGCGCAGGGCTTCCAGCCGCCGTACATGTGCCGCCACCACTTCGTGTGGGTCGCGGTCCGGCATGGCCTTTCCCTGCACGATGGCCAAGTGATGATCGGTGCGGTACACACCATCGACGGCCAACGCCGCGATGTTTTTGTCAGC contains:
- a CDS encoding carboxymuconolactone decarboxylase family protein codes for the protein MSHVNLIESTQTTPDRAAVLAEIQQAFGTVPNMFRAVVNSPAALKSMWGSFCALDKGTLGAKLGEQIAVAIANRNRCEYCLAAHTVLGQNAGSTATEMAAAQAGQSGDAKTAAALTFVLKVVEQRAHVNKADVTRLRDAGFGDEQIVEIMAHVALNLFTNYVNVAFDVPVDFPKVALK
- a CDS encoding protoglobin domain-containing protein; its protein translation is MTDLKALQTTLLFTEEDIKALRQSKAILADQTDAILDVWYGFVASTPELVHFFSDAKTGRPDGAYLEAVRKRFALWVLDTADANYDQKWLDWQYEIGLRHNRLKKNKTDRVPSVAQVNFRYIPALTIPVTTTLKPFLAKKDASAADVEKMHTAWVKAVLMQSILWSQPYIKDGEF
- a CDS encoding AraC family transcriptional regulator translates to MKDSLPVDRLSGILERFRVQAQLHHSGALCGLNHFDACEGHGYLHVLRRGQLKVSHPGARDVPKSMHLKEPTLLLYPRPMTHRFHNPPLEGSDFTCARLVFDGGERNPLARALPSLIVLPLARISGLHSTLELLFAETDRVRCGQRLLADRLFEVVVLQLLRWLLDNPQEAGVQPGLITGLSDPRLARALVAMHDSPGEPWTLERMAECASMSRTSFATTFREVVGQPPGDYLTDWRIALAQSRLREGRPIKLLAEELGYANASALSRAFAARMGMSPRDWLAKTHS